One stretch of Argiope bruennichi chromosome 3, qqArgBrue1.1, whole genome shotgun sequence DNA includes these proteins:
- the LOC129963576 gene encoding protein N-lysine methyltransferase METTL21D-like, which translates to MDENLNNYEFTRELEVETAGVDLKLLQYSVGDVGSVVWDAGIVLGKYLDNFQKTNDMLAGKIVIDIGSGTGVAGLFGAVLGAEVILTDLPEVIPLLEKNIELNKNIIKGAATASVLEWGKLDKNFPVPDLILVSDCIYYDMSVEKLVPTLVELSDTSTEILISYEDRVIGNKKELLKNFLDAFKKHFTVEIIPRTLHHPDFQSDDIHILKCKKIATQSEDS; encoded by the exons ATGGATGAGAATctgaataattatgaatttacGAGGGAGCTTGAAGTTGAAACTGCTGGAgtagatttaaaattacttcagtATTCTGTAGGTGATGTCGGCTCTGTCGTATGGGATGCTGGAATTGTGCTTGGAAAGTActtagataattttcaaaaaacaaatgaTATGTTAGCTGGAAAAATAGTTATTGATATTGGATCAGGAACTGGAGTCGCCGGTTTGTTTGGGGCAGTGCTAGG agCAGAAGTAATTCTGACTGATTTACCAGAAGTTATACCTCTACTTGAAAAgaatattgaattgaataaaaatattataaagggaGCTGCTACAGCATCTGTTCTTGAATGGGGAAAACTGGATAAGAATTTTCCAGTTCCTGATTTAATATTAGTGTCTGATTGTATATATTATGATATG TCTGTAGAGAAACTTGTTCCAACATTAGTTGAGTTATCTGATACAAgtacagaaatattaatttcatatgaagATAGAGTGATAGGAAACAAAAAAGAACTTCTAAAGAATTTTCTAGAT gctttcaagaaacattttactGTAGAAATAATTCCTAGAACTTTACATCATCCTGATTTTCAGAGTGATGATATACatatattgaaatgtaaaaaaattgctaCACAAAGTGAAGATAGCtga